In Devosia beringensis, a single window of DNA contains:
- the thrC gene encoding threonine synthase translates to MQFVSTRGQAPVLGFSDAVLAGLAADGGLYVPQSWPQLSAAEIAGFAGKPYADVAYAIISRFTGDEIAPAKLKQILDDSYAMFRHPSVAPLVELAPGHFLLELFHGPTLAFKDVAMQFLSRVMDHILLERGLRATIVGATSGDTGSAAIEAFRGRDTTDIFILHPQGRTSPVQRLQMTTVLDANVHNIALEGTFDDCQNIVKAMFNNHAFRDRVRLSGVNSINWGRIVAQIVYYFTAAVSLGAPHRKVSFTVPTGNFGDIFAGYCARAMGLPIETLVIATNANDILRRTIETGRYDMDGVSPTISPSMDIEISSNFERLLFEAAGRDAPAVLAMMDSLKQSGGFAVPEAALKAIRAGFAAATTDEAATHATIAETLQGSGYLLDPHTAVGLHVALLQPQGATPMITLATAHPAKFPAAVKAASGVDPALPAWLADLYDRPERLSVLANDPQAVEDFISARTRAA, encoded by the coding sequence ATGCAGTTTGTCTCAACGCGCGGTCAGGCACCCGTGCTCGGCTTCTCTGACGCAGTACTGGCTGGCCTGGCAGCCGATGGCGGGCTCTATGTACCCCAGTCCTGGCCGCAGCTGAGCGCCGCCGAGATCGCCGGTTTTGCCGGCAAGCCCTATGCCGATGTCGCCTATGCCATCATCAGCCGCTTCACCGGCGATGAGATTGCGCCGGCCAAGCTCAAGCAGATACTCGACGATTCCTACGCCATGTTCCGCCACCCGTCCGTCGCGCCACTGGTCGAACTGGCGCCGGGCCATTTCCTGCTCGAGCTGTTCCACGGTCCGACCCTGGCCTTCAAGGACGTCGCCATGCAGTTCCTCAGCCGGGTGATGGACCACATCCTGCTCGAGCGCGGCCTGCGGGCCACCATTGTCGGCGCCACCTCGGGCGATACCGGCTCGGCCGCCATCGAGGCCTTTCGCGGTCGCGACACCACCGACATCTTCATCCTGCATCCCCAGGGGCGCACCTCGCCGGTGCAGCGACTGCAGATGACCACCGTGCTTGATGCCAATGTCCACAATATCGCGCTTGAGGGCACGTTTGACGACTGCCAGAACATCGTCAAGGCGATGTTCAACAACCACGCCTTCCGCGACCGGGTACGCCTGTCTGGCGTGAACTCGATCAACTGGGGCCGCATCGTCGCCCAGATCGTCTATTATTTTACCGCAGCGGTATCCCTCGGCGCCCCGCATCGCAAAGTCAGCTTCACCGTACCGACCGGCAATTTCGGCGATATCTTCGCCGGCTATTGCGCCCGTGCCATGGGTCTGCCGATCGAGACCCTGGTCATTGCCACCAATGCCAATGACATCCTGCGCCGCACCATCGAGACCGGCCGCTACGACATGGATGGGGTTTCCCCCACCATCAGTCCGTCCATGGATATCGAGATTTCGTCCAACTTCGAACGCCTGCTGTTCGAGGCTGCCGGGCGTGACGCACCGGCCGTGCTGGCCATGATGGATAGCCTCAAGCAGTCGGGCGGCTTTGCCGTGCCCGAAGCGGCGCTCAAGGCCATCCGCGCCGGCTTTGCCGCCGCCACCACAGACGAGGCTGCCACCCACGCCACCATTGCCGAAACGCTGCAGGGGAGCGGCTATCTGCTCGATCCCCACACCGCCGTGGGCCTGCATGTTGCCCTTCTGCAGCCGCAGGGCGCGACGCCGATGATTACCCTGGCCACGGCCCATCCAGCCAAGTTTCCTGCCGCCGTCAAGGCCGCCTCGGGCGTCGATCCGGCGCTGCCGGCCTGGCTGGCCGATCTCTATGATCGGCCCGAGCGCCTCAGCGTGCTTGCCAATGACCCTCAGGCGGTCGAAGATTTCATTTCAGCGCGCACGCGCGCTGCCTAG
- a CDS encoding SURF1 family protein produces MKQAPVMGRIKTATFVVLMLALAITCSWLGFWQLERLAEKEALILAVDQRLDAAPIPVPGADQWANLDLADLNFRPVTLTGAFRYNQTVTVFTSLGDARGQASGPGYWVVTPFVLAQGGTVFVNRGFVPAALQEAAVTDGEADVTPVTIFGLLRPGEAAGFMTPAPDTSNRIEWVRDPMRLAAMVDPMLAPIAPFYVDLPAGAPGELPQGGETVIEFPNNHLGYAYTWFGFAIVAVVMLGFWLARQRASSKNPDAN; encoded by the coding sequence ATGAAGCAGGCGCCGGTCATGGGTCGTATCAAGACCGCCACCTTCGTGGTGCTGATGCTGGCGCTGGCCATCACCTGCAGCTGGCTCGGTTTCTGGCAGCTTGAGCGCCTGGCCGAGAAGGAGGCGCTGATCCTGGCCGTCGACCAACGCCTCGACGCCGCCCCGATCCCGGTGCCAGGTGCCGACCAGTGGGCGAACCTTGATCTCGCCGATCTCAACTTCCGCCCTGTTACGCTGACCGGCGCCTTCCGCTACAACCAGACCGTCACCGTCTTCACCAGCCTCGGCGATGCCCGCGGCCAGGCCTCCGGTCCCGGCTACTGGGTGGTCACGCCCTTTGTCCTGGCCCAGGGCGGCACCGTCTTCGTCAATCGCGGCTTTGTTCCCGCGGCGCTGCAGGAAGCCGCCGTGACCGACGGCGAAGCCGACGTCACCCCGGTGACCATTTTCGGCCTGCTGCGTCCCGGCGAGGCGGCCGGCTTCATGACCCCCGCGCCCGACACGTCAAATCGCATCGAATGGGTGCGCGATCCAATGCGGTTGGCGGCCATGGTCGACCCCATGCTGGCGCCCATCGCGCCCTTCTATGTCGACCTGCCGGCCGGCGCGCCCGGCGAACTGCCCCAGGGCGGCGAGACGGTGATCGAGTTTCCCAACAACCATCTCGGCTATGCCTATACCTGGTTCGGCTTTGCCATTGTCGCCGTCGTCATGCTGGGCTTCTGGTTGGCGCGGCAGCGGGCCAGCAGCAAGAACCCCGACGCCAACTGA
- a CDS encoding DUF983 domain-containing protein produces MAQPSPFVAGLLCRCPRCGEGKLFKGYLKVAPTCAVCALDLGFADSGDGPAIFVIFLVAPIIIILALMVSAAFNPPPYVHLMLWIPATIVLSLALLPPFKGVLVALQYRHDAHEGHQ; encoded by the coding sequence TTGGCCCAGCCTTCGCCCTTCGTCGCCGGTCTACTCTGCCGTTGCCCGCGTTGTGGTGAGGGCAAACTGTTCAAGGGCTATCTCAAGGTCGCGCCGACATGCGCCGTTTGCGCTCTCGATCTGGGCTTTGCCGATAGCGGCGACGGTCCCGCCATCTTTGTGATCTTCCTCGTCGCGCCCATCATCATTATCCTGGCGCTCATGGTCAGCGCGGCATTCAACCCGCCCCCCTATGTGCATCTGATGCTGTGGATCCCGGCCACCATCGTCCTGTCGCTGGCTTTGCTGCCGCCTTTCAAGGGCGTGCTGGTGGCGCTGCAGTATCGTCACGATGCCCATGAGGGGCATCAATGA
- a CDS encoding cytochrome c oxidase subunit 3: MSAIEKNHDYHMVEPSPWPFVGSVAVLIMAMGGIFWMHDWTPWVFFVGLVGVLYTMYAWWADVVREANTGFHTPVVQMHHRYGMMLFIASEVMVFFGFFWAYFDGFFRLDDVEQYARVAATSGVWPPTGIELFDPFHLPLFNTLILLTSGTTVTWAHHALLENDRQGLRWGLVLTVALGALFTATQLLEYSEAGFAFAGSMYGATFFMATGLHGFHVFIGTVFLAVCLVRAERGDFTPERHLGFEFAAWYWHFVDVVWLFLFASIYVWGAWGVPLSH, encoded by the coding sequence ATGTCCGCCATTGAAAAGAACCACGACTATCACATGGTCGAACCCAGCCCGTGGCCCTTTGTCGGCTCGGTTGCTGTACTGATTATGGCCATGGGCGGCATCTTCTGGATGCATGACTGGACCCCGTGGGTGTTCTTTGTAGGCCTCGTGGGCGTGCTTTACACCATGTATGCCTGGTGGGCGGACGTGGTCAGGGAAGCCAATACGGGCTTCCATACGCCGGTCGTGCAGATGCATCACCGCTATGGCATGATGCTGTTCATCGCCTCTGAAGTGATGGTGTTTTTCGGCTTTTTTTGGGCCTATTTCGACGGCTTCTTCCGCCTCGATGACGTCGAGCAATATGCCCGCGTCGCTGCCACCAGCGGTGTCTGGCCGCCGACCGGCATCGAGCTGTTCGACCCCTTCCACCTGCCGCTGTTCAACACGCTGATCCTGCTGACCTCCGGCACCACGGTAACCTGGGCGCATCACGCTCTGCTCGAGAATGATCGCCAGGGCCTGCGCTGGGGCCTGGTTCTCACCGTCGCCCTCGGCGCGCTGTTCACCGCCACCCAGCTGCTGGAATATTCCGAAGCAGGCTTTGCCTTTGCCGGTTCGATGTATGGCGCCACCTTCTTCATGGCCACCGGCCTGCATGGTTTCCACGTCTTCATCGGCACCGTGTTCCTCGCCGTCTGCCTGGTCCGGGCCGAACGCGGCGACTTCACGCCGGAGCGCCATCTCGGCTTCGAATTTGCCGCGTGGTACTGGCATTTCGTTGACGTGGTCTGGCTGTTCCTGTTTGCCTCGATCTATGTCTGGGGCGCCTGGGGCGTTCCACTGTCACACTAG
- a CDS encoding cytochrome c oxidase assembly protein — translation MADISHGAVSAGKRNNRTALAGLCLALGMVGLAYASVPLYQMFCQATGFGGTTQTATDNPKGLIAREMKVRFDSNVSHDLTWKVTPASPITDRIGAVDTVNFVATNYSDKPVTGQAIFNVTPEKAGVYFNKIECFCFTEQTLQPGQTVDMPIVFFVDPELDTNQELDTIKEITLSYTFYASDNEGS, via the coding sequence ATGGCCGATATCTCCCACGGCGCCGTTTCGGCCGGCAAGCGCAACAACCGTACCGCCCTGGCTGGCCTCTGCCTCGCTCTGGGCATGGTGGGCTTGGCCTATGCCTCGGTGCCGCTCTACCAGATGTTCTGCCAGGCGACCGGCTTTGGCGGCACGACACAGACCGCCACCGACAATCCCAAGGGCCTCATCGCCCGCGAAATGAAGGTGCGCTTTGATTCCAACGTGTCCCATGATCTGACCTGGAAGGTGACCCCGGCCAGCCCGATCACCGACCGGATCGGCGCCGTCGACACAGTCAATTTCGTCGCCACCAACTATTCGGACAAGCCAGTCACCGGCCAGGCGATCTTCAATGTGACCCCCGAAAAAGCTGGCGTTTACTTCAACAAGATCGAATGCTTCTGCTTCACCGAGCAGACGCTGCAGCCCGGGCAAACCGTGGACATGCCGATCGTCTTTTTCGTCGATCCCGAGCTTGATACCAATCAGGAACTCGACACCATCAAAGAGATCACCCTCTCTTACACCTTCTACGCTTCAGACAACGAGGGAAGCTGA